One stretch of Janibacter limosus DNA includes these proteins:
- the aat gene encoding leucyl/phenylalanyl-tRNA--protein transferase, which yields MSHPPFPPVEPPGASPLWAGYLRAGLESAEGAPREVGEVVGVGGRLDPSSVLTAYRLGVFPMGLGEGGSPPMGWWSPTWRGVLRPGHVHVSRSLRRSLPRFTVTVDQDFAAVVAACADPRREGYWITDDVADAYGQLHDLGWAHSIEVRDDAGTLVGGLYGLAVGGLFAGESMFHHATDASKAALVALDRLVGADGDPRRIIDVQWRTPHLETLGIEEIHRREYLARLAGALQAPELDLGTGLRDLRAAGLGTP from the coding sequence GTGAGCCACCCTCCCTTCCCGCCGGTCGAGCCCCCGGGCGCCTCGCCGCTCTGGGCCGGCTACCTGCGGGCCGGTCTCGAGTCGGCCGAGGGCGCACCCCGTGAGGTCGGCGAGGTCGTCGGGGTCGGTGGCCGGCTCGACCCTTCCTCGGTCCTCACCGCCTACCGCCTCGGCGTCTTCCCCATGGGACTGGGCGAAGGGGGGTCCCCACCGATGGGGTGGTGGAGCCCGACCTGGCGTGGGGTGCTGCGGCCGGGCCACGTGCACGTCAGCCGGTCGCTGCGGCGCTCGCTGCCCCGGTTCACCGTGACCGTCGACCAGGACTTCGCGGCGGTCGTCGCCGCGTGCGCCGACCCGCGCCGCGAGGGCTACTGGATCACCGACGACGTCGCCGACGCCTACGGCCAGCTGCACGACCTGGGCTGGGCGCACAGCATCGAGGTGCGCGACGACGCGGGCACGCTCGTCGGGGGCCTCTACGGTCTCGCCGTGGGCGGCCTCTTCGCCGGCGAGTCGATGTTCCACCACGCCACCGACGCCTCCAAGGCGGCGCTGGTCGCCCTCGACCGGCTCGTCGGCGCCGACGGTGACCCGCGCAGGATCATCGACGTCCAGTGGCGCACCCCGCACCTGGAGACGCTCGGCATCGAGGAGATCCACCGGCGGGAGTACCTCGCGCGGCTGGCCGGGGCGCTCCAGGCCCCCGAGCTGGACCTCGGGACCGGGCTCAGGGACCTGCGAGCAGCCGGGCTCGGCACTCCCTGA